From the genome of Tenrec ecaudatus isolate mTenEca1 chromosome 1, mTenEca1.hap1, whole genome shotgun sequence:
GCACGGCCAGGCCTTCGTCCGAgccagcggggagcagggagctgGGGAGAGCGACGCCGAGAGAGCGATCGCACCTGAGAAGGGAGAAGGCCAGGGGAAGCCGGGTAGAGCTTTGGCCCACGGCCGCCAGCTGGCTGCTCCCCGCCCGAAACTGTCCCCGGGAACGCGCGCCCAGACACTTCGTCCGGCCACCGCCGCGGACGGCGCGCCGCTCGCTGCAgggaggcctggggcggccccgcagGGACCCCCGACCCAAGCCCGCCGGGCCGCCCGGATGTGCACCAAAATGGAACAGCCCTTCTACCACGACGACTCTTACGCAGCTGCGGGCTACGGCCGGGCCCCTGGTGGCCTCTCTCTACACGACTACAAACTCCTGAAACCGAGCCTGGCACTCAACCTGGCCGACCCCTACCGAGCTCTGAAAGCAACCAGCGCGCGGGGCCACGGACCGGAGGGCAGCAGCGGCGGCAGCTACTTTTCCAGCCAGGGCTCGGACACGGGCGCATCGCTCAAGCTCGCCTCGTCGGAGCTGGAGCGCCTGATCGTTCCCAACAGCAACGGCGTGATCACGACGACGCCCACGCCACCGGGACAGTACTTTTACCCCCGCGGGGGTGGCAGCGGCGGAGGTGCCGGGAACGCAGGGGGAGGTGTCACCGAGGAGCAGGAGGGCTTCGCCGACGGTTTTGTCAAAGCTCTGGACGACCTGCACAAGATGAATCACGTGACGCCCCCCAACGTATCCCTGGGCGCCAGCGGGGGTCCCCCAGCCGGCCCCGGCAGCGTCTTCGCGGGCCCGGAGCCGCCTCCGGTGTACACCAACCTCAGCAGCTACTCCCCAGCCTCTGCACCCACTGGAGGCGCCGGAGCCTCCGTCGGGACTGGCAGCTCATACCCGACGGCCACTATCAGCTACCTCCCTCACGCGCCTCCCTTCGCCGGTGGCCACCCTGCGCAGCTAGGCCTGGGCCGCGGAGCctccaccttcaaggaggaaCCACAGACGGTGCCGGAGGCGCGGAGCCGCGACGGCACGCCGCCCGTGTCCCCCATCAACATG
Proteins encoded in this window:
- the JUNB gene encoding transcription factor JunB, with protein sequence MCTKMEQPFYHDDSYAAAGYGRAPGGLSLHDYKLLKPSLALNLADPYRALKATSARGHGPEGSSGGSYFSSQGSDTGASLKLASSELERLIVPNSNGVITTTPTPPGQYFYPRGGGSGGGAGNAGGGVTEEQEGFADGFVKALDDLHKMNHVTPPNVSLGASGGPPAGPGSVFAGPEPPPVYTNLSSYSPASAPTGGAGASVGTGSSYPTATISYLPHAPPFAGGHPAQLGLGRGASTFKEEPQTVPEARSRDGTPPVSPINMEDQERIKVERKRLRNRLAATKCRKRKLERIARLEDKVKTLKAENAGLSNTAGLLREQVAQLKQKVMTHVSNGCQLLLGVKGHAF